A region of Arabidopsis thaliana chromosome 5, partial sequence DNA encodes the following proteins:
- a CDS encoding Heavy metal transport/detoxification superfamily protein, with amino-acid sequence MASIAASSTFHSFCRTKSPNLSSTHLLPLSKNLNFRTRAIGNSRNCSFAGFIKQNRLGLRKLSSIGEGGEGVAVAEEQPQETVSVPVSPSDMLTMFFQADGTLNEAAIPNVTRALQDIDGVSNLKVQVSEGVAVVELLKQTTVQATGVASNLVETIQGAGFKLQTLNLSFEDDDEVLV; translated from the exons ATGGCGTCGATTGCAGCTTCTTCTACCTTTCACTCGTTTTGCAGAACCAAAAGCCCTAATCTTTCTTCGACCCACCTTCTTCCTTTGTCGAAAAACCTCAACTTTCGGACCAGAGCTATCGGAAATAGCCGCAATTGCAGTTTTGCTGggtttataaaacaaaatcgcCTTGGATTGAGGAAGCTTTCGTCTAttggagaaggaggagaaggtGTCGCTGTCGCAGAGGAGCAACCGCAAGAGACTGTCTCTGTTCCTGTCTCTCCTTCAGACATGCTCACCATGTTTTTCCAG GCTGATGGAACTTTGAACGAAGCAGCTATTCCTAATGTGACAAGGGCCTTACAG gATATTGATGGAGTTTCCAATTTAAAGGTTCAGGTTTCTGAAGGTGTTGCCGTCGTTGAG CTTTTGAAGCAAACAACGGTTCAAGCAACAGGAGTGGCGTCAAACTTGGTGGAGACTATACAAGGAGCTGGATTTAAGTTACAGACTTTGAATCTGAGTTTTGAAGATGACGATGAGGTTCTTGTCTAG
- a CDS encoding NHL domain protein gives MGLESFPISEMDATDEMHEAMFAKRGCCFILPCLGSSQPSGPNGSVWWQRIRTVDKLEPDERWWVSGWMKMREWSEIVAGPKWKTFIRRFGRNHCCNGGIDGGCNRPEHVSFRYDSWSYSLNFDDGKQTGHFEDEFPYRDYSMRFAAPSLPVSTKCSIDFDNDNHAPSLFK, from the coding sequence ATGGGCCTTGAATCTTTTCCGATCTCTGAAATGGACGCGACCGATGAAATGCACGAAGCCATGTTCGCGAAACGAGGTTGTTGTTTTATCCTCCCTTGTCTTGGATCATCTCAGCCATCTGGTCCTAACGGATCTGTGTGGTGGCAACGAATCAGAACCGTTGATAAATTGGAGCCTGATGAGCGGTGGTGGGTCTCTGGGTGGATGAAGATGAGGGAATGGTCTGAGATCGTAGCTGGTCCCAAATGGAAAACTTTTATCCGTCGCTTTGGACGTAATCACTGCTGCAACGGTGGCATTGACGGTGGTTGTAATCGGCCGGAGCATGTTAGTTTCCGGTACGATTCGTGGAGTTACTCGTTGAATTTCGACGACGGGAAACAGACGGGTCATTTCGAAGATGAGTTTCCTTACCGTGATTACTCGATGAGGTTCGCTGCGCCGTCTCTGCCGGTTTCTACTAAATGCTCCATTGATTTCGACAATGATAACCACGCGCCGTCGCTGTTTAAGTGA
- a CDS encoding helicase associated (HA2) domain-containing protein (helicase associated (HA2) domain-containing protein; FUNCTIONS IN: helicase activity; INVOLVED IN: biological_process unknown; LOCATED IN: cellular_component unknown; EXPRESSED IN: sperm cell; CONTAINS InterPro DOMAIN/s: Helicase-associated domain (InterPro:IPR007502), Domain of unknown function DUF1605 (InterPro:IPR011709); BEST Arabidopsis thaliana protein match is: RNA helicase family protein (TAIR:AT3G62310.1); Has 5771 Blast hits to 5717 proteins in 1127 species: Archae - 0; Bacteria - 1821; Metazoa - 1566; Fungi - 1074; Plants - 520; Viruses - 0; Other Eukaryotes - 790 (source: NCBI BLink).), which translates to MTNLANTVLTLKGLSVKNLVRFDLIDSPAPDTLARALDDLYHLGALDDDCNLTKTGEMMSEFPLDPQMAKMLIVSPQFNCSNEILSISAMLSVPNCFIRPRGEAQKAADEAKSSFAHIDGDHLTLLNLFHAFLQNNQDPNWCCTKFINYRAMKSAVSVREQLVRIMLRFQIKLCSPDFNSRDYYVNIRKALLAGYFMQVAHLERTGHYLTFRDKDDQVVHLHPSNCLDHKPEWVVYNEYVFTSRNFIRTVTHIRGEWLVDVAPHYYKLANFPSSEAKRVLERHYKKRKLSEERSCKLYSNS; encoded by the coding sequence ATGACAAACCTTGCAAACACAGTTCTGACCTTGAAAGGACTTAGTGTGAAAAACTTGGTACGCTTCGATCTTATAGATTCTCCTGCTCCTGATACCCTCGCTCGGGCCTTGGACGATTTGTATCATTTGGGAGCACTTGATGATGACTGTAACTTGACAAAGACAGGTGAGATGATGAGTGAGTTTCCTTTAGACCCACAGATGGCAAAGATGCTCATAGTCAGTCCTCAATTCAACTGCTCAAACGAGATTCTTTCGATTTCTGCGATGTTATCAGTACCAAATTGTTTCATCAGGCCAAGAGGAGAAGCTCAAAAAGCAGCAGATGAAGCCAAATCTAGCTTTGCACACATTGATGGAGATCATCTCACACTTTTGAATTTGTTCCATGCTTTCTTGCAAAACAACCAAGACCCAAATTGGTGCTGTACAAAGTTCATCAACTACAGAGCAATGAAGTCTGCAGTTAGTGTTAGAGAGCAGTTGGTCCGGATCATGTTGAGGTTTCAGATTAAGTTGTGTAGCCCTGATTTCAACAGCAGGGACTACTACGTCAACATAAGAAAGGCCTTGCTTGCAGGTTATTTCATGCAAGTGGCTCACCTAGAACGCACTGGCCACTACTTGACTTTCAGAGATAAGGATGACCAAGTGGTGCACTTGCATCCTTCCAATTGCTTGGATCACAAACCAGAGTGGGTAGTTTACAACGAATACGTTTTCACTAGCCGAAATTTCATCCGAACCGTCACACATATTCGCGGTGAATGGCTTGTAGATGTTGCACCACATTACTATAAGCTTGCTAACTTTCCCAGTTCTGAGGCCAAACGAGTTCTTGAAAGGCActataagaagagaaaactgTCAGAAGAGAGGAGTTGTAAATTGTATAGCAATtcttaa